CCGCGGGACCTCTCCGAGGGGCAGCGCGTCTCGCTGGCCCTGTCGGTGATCCTCGCCTCCGAGCCGGAGGTCGTGCTGCTCGACGAGCCCACCCGGGGGCTGGACTACGCCGCCAAGCGCCGCCTGGTGGAGGTGCTGCGCCAGCTGGCCGGCCGGGGGCACGCCGTCGTGCTGGCCACCCATGACGTCGAGCTGGCCGCAGAGGTGGCCTCGCGTGTGGTCGTCCTGGCCGAGGGCGAGGTCGTCGCCGACGGCAGTGCCCAGGCGGTGCTCTCGGGCTCCCCCGCCTTCGCGCCCCAGATCTCGAAGATCCTGCACCCCCTGCACTTCCTGACGGTCGACCAGGTGGTCGCCGCGACCGGGGCCGCCTCGTGACCGCACGGCGGTGGCAGCAGGGCGTCGTCATGGCGCTGGTCATGGCGGTCGGGGTCGTGGCCTTCGGCTGGCCGTTCCTCGTGACACCGGGCTCGGAGATCTCCCAGCTCGGCCACTCCGGCGACGCGTCCCTCCTCTTCGTGGCGCTGATGGCCCTGCTGGCCCTGGTCCTGCTGGCCGAGATGTCCTCCGGGCGGCTCGACGCCAAGGGCGTCGCCGTGCTCGGGGTCCTTGCCGCAGCCGGGGGCGCGCTGCGGGTGCTGTCGGCGGGCACCGCCGGTCTGGAGCCCATGTTCTTCCTCCTGGTCGTCGCCGGCCGGGTGCTCGGCGCGAGCAAGGGCTTCCTGCTGGGAGCGCTGGCCCTGCTGGCCTCCGCCTTCCTCACCGCGGGGATCGGCCCCTGGACGCCGTTCCAGATGCTCGCGTGCGCGTGGGTGGCCATGGGCGCGGGGTTGCTGCCGAGGGCGTCGGGCTGGACCGAGCGGGTGGTGCTTGCCGGCTACGGCCTGGCCTCGGGCATGGCATACGGTGCCGTCATGAACCTCTGGTTCTGGCCCTTCATGGGCGGTACCGCACCCGAGGGCGCCGGCTACGTGCCGGGCGCGGGTGCCGCCGCCAACCTCACCCACTACACCGTGTTCTACGTGCTGACCTCCCTGGCGTGGGACCTGCTGCGCGGCCTGCTCACCGCCGCCCTGACGCTGCTCGCCGCCGCGCCGGTGCTCCGTGTCCTGCGCCGGGCCCTGCGGCAGGCGCGCTTCGACGCCCCCGTGCGGTTCGCGACCCGGTCATGACGACGACGCTGGTCCTCGGCGGCGTCCGCAGCGGCAAGAGCCGGTATGCCGAGCAGCTCCTGCGCGAGCGCGAGAAGGTCACCTTCGTCGCGCCCGGCTACCCCGCGGACCCCTCCGATCCGGAGTGGGCGGCACGGGTCGAGAGCCACCAGGCCCGCCGGCCCGAGAGCTGGACGACCCACGAGACGCTCGACCTCGCCGGTGCCATCCGGGAGGCCACCACCCCGCTGCTCATCGACTGCCTGGGGCTGTGGCTGACCCGCTTCATCGACGGCATCGGCGGCTGGGACAACCCGCGCGAGTCCTCGATCGCGGTCGCCTGGGCCCTGCGAGACCTGACCGACGCGTGGTGCAACGCCCCGACCGACATCGTGGCCGTGACCAACGAGGTGGGGCTCGGGGTCGTGCCCTCCACCCCCGCCGGTGGCCTCTTCCGCGACGAGCTGGGTCGCCTCAACGCCGCGCTCTCGGCCCGCAGCGACCACGTCTTCCTGGTGGCCGCAGGACGGGTGCTCGACCTGAGCGACGCCCCCGTCGTCGGCGAGTGAGCGCCGGCCCGGCACGCGGAGGGCACCGGTGAACGCCCTGCGGCTGGTCTTCGGCCTTCTCACGGCGGTCCCCGTCGGGCGACTCCCCCGCGTCGACCGCCGGTCGGCGGGGCGGGCCGTTCTGCTGGCGCCCCTCACCACCGTCCCCCTGCTCCTGGCGGTCGTGGGAGCCCACTTCGCGGTGTCGGCCGGTGCTCCCCCGCTGCTGCTGGGGGGGCTCGTCGTCACGACCGGTGCACTGCTGAGCCGCGGCATGCACCTCGACGGGCTCGCCGACACCGCTGACGGCCTCTCCGCGGGCTACGACGCCGAGTCCTCCCTGCGGGCGATGAAGGCCTCCGACACCGGGCCCTCCGGCGTCGCGGCCGTGGTGCTGGCCCTGCTCCTGCAGGTGGCGTCCCTCGCCACGCTGCTCCCCTCGGCGGCCGGCACAGCGCTCGCGGCCGCGGCGTGGCTGGGTTCACGGCACGCGATCGCCTGGGCCTGCCGGGCCGGGGTACCGGCGGCACAGGAACGCGGGCTCGGGGCCCTCGTGGCGGGCACGGTGAGCCGGGGCTCCCTGGCCCTGGCGACCGCCCTGGTGCTGGCATCCGCCGTTGGCGTCAGCACCCTTGCCGCCCAGCGGGACCGGTCGTTCGTCCTGTGGGGGGTGCCTGCCGTGCTCGCGATCGGCCTCGGGGCGGCCGGCTGGCTCACCCGGCGCTGCCGGGTCAGGCTGGGTGGCGTCACCGGCGACGTGCTGGGGGCCGGTGTGGAGGTCTCGCTCACGGCCGCTCTGGTGACGGCGGCTCTGCTCGTCTCGACCTAGTCAGGCCGGCGGCCCCTGCTCGACCCGTCGTCGCACCTCGGCCAGGCCTTCGGCGCCCGCCGGGACACCCCACCAGCTCTCGACCCACCACGTGCCACCTGCCTGCGCCCAGTCGGAGGGCGTGCCCTCGAGCTGGGCGAACTCGCCGCTGGAGTCGGCTTCCACCACGACGTCGTAGCCCTCCCACGGCAGGCCCTGGCGCTGACGCTCGGCCCGCACCAGACCCACGACGTGGGCGAAGGAGTCGAGGTCGTAGTTCGAGCCCGGTCCGGCCTGGGACCGGTCGACGACATAGGGCAGCAGGCCGTCCCAGCGCGCCGCCCGCTCCAACGAGGGCTGCCGCTCGCGGCCCGGCACGTAGGCGCCCACCACCCACACCGGCGGCCGTGGCTGCTGCACCGGGGGCGGCGGGAGCATGAAGTCGGTGGGTCTGGCGCGGTAGTGCCTGCCCTCGAACGAGAACGGCTGGCCGCGCATCAGCCCGTCGTAGACGGCCAGGCCCTCGTCGAGCTTCTCGGCCCGCACCCGTCGGCCTTCGTCGGCCTCGAACGCGAGCCAGCCCTCGTGCAGCGCGCCCAGCCCGGCGCCGACCACGGCCCGGCCACCGCTGAGCCGGTCGACGGTGC
This Knoellia sp. p5-6-4 DNA region includes the following protein-coding sequences:
- a CDS encoding ECF transporter S component → MTARRWQQGVVMALVMAVGVVAFGWPFLVTPGSEISQLGHSGDASLLFVALMALLALVLLAEMSSGRLDAKGVAVLGVLAAAGGALRVLSAGTAGLEPMFFLLVVAGRVLGASKGFLLGALALLASAFLTAGIGPWTPFQMLACAWVAMGAGLLPRASGWTERVVLAGYGLASGMAYGAVMNLWFWPFMGGTAPEGAGYVPGAGAAANLTHYTVFYVLTSLAWDLLRGLLTAALTLLAAAPVLRVLRRALRQARFDAPVRFATRS
- a CDS encoding bifunctional adenosylcobinamide kinase/adenosylcobinamide-phosphate guanylyltransferase — translated: MTTTLVLGGVRSGKSRYAEQLLREREKVTFVAPGYPADPSDPEWAARVESHQARRPESWTTHETLDLAGAIREATTPLLIDCLGLWLTRFIDGIGGWDNPRESSIAVAWALRDLTDAWCNAPTDIVAVTNEVGLGVVPSTPAGGLFRDELGRLNAALSARSDHVFLVAAGRVLDLSDAPVVGE
- a CDS encoding adenosylcobinamide-GDP ribazoletransferase, translated to MNALRLVFGLLTAVPVGRLPRVDRRSAGRAVLLAPLTTVPLLLAVVGAHFAVSAGAPPLLLGGLVVTTGALLSRGMHLDGLADTADGLSAGYDAESSLRAMKASDTGPSGVAAVVLALLLQVASLATLLPSAAGTALAAAAWLGSRHAIAWACRAGVPAAQERGLGALVAGTVSRGSLALATALVLASAVGVSTLAAQRDRSFVLWGVPAVLAIGLGAAGWLTRRCRVRLGGVTGDVLGAGVEVSLTAALVTAALLVST
- a CDS encoding LLM class flavin-dependent oxidoreductase, yielding MRFGFVVPYADTREFTELAALGEQHGWDGIFTWEAVFGVDAWVTLGAAAMVTERIRLGTLLTPVPRWRPWDLASRVGTVDRLSGGRAVVGAGLGALHEGWLAFEADEGRRVRAEKLDEGLAVYDGLMRGQPFSFEGRHYRARPTDFMLPPPPVQQPRPPVWVVGAYVPGRERQPSLERAARWDGLLPYVVDRSQAGPGSNYDLDSFAHVVGLVRAERQRQGLPWEGYDVVVEADSSGEFAQLEGTPSDWAQAGGTWWVESWWGVPAGAEGLAEVRRRVEQGPPA